A single genomic interval of Lacrimispora sphenoides JCM 1415 harbors:
- the spoVT gene encoding stage V sporulation protein T, which produces MKATGIVRRIDDLGRVVIPKEIRRTLRLREGTPLEIFTDREGEIILKKYSPMVELTAFASQYAEAMAQTTGLTVCISDRDQIIAVAGGSKKELLQKTISKQLENLINERMVVVSGKDDKSFIPLSGETLEGITAQVVAPIICEGDAIGAVALLSREPRARFGDMEIKLATTAAGFLGRQMEG; this is translated from the coding sequence ATGAAAGCAACTGGTATTGTAAGACGAATTGACGACCTGGGACGTGTAGTTATACCAAAAGAAATCAGAAGGACGCTCCGGTTACGAGAAGGGACTCCGCTTGAAATATTTACAGACAGGGAAGGAGAAATCATTTTAAAGAAATATTCTCCGATGGTAGAACTTACTGCTTTTGCTTCCCAATATGCAGAAGCCATGGCTCAAACTACCGGACTTACCGTATGTATCAGCGACAGAGATCAGATCATTGCTGTGGCAGGAGGATCTAAGAAGGAACTTCTGCAGAAGACCATCAGCAAGCAATTGGAGAACCTTATCAATGAACGCATGGTCGTGGTGTCCGGAAAGGATGACAAGAGCTTTATTCCTCTGTCAGGGGAAACTCTGGAAGGGATAACGGCTCAGGTGGTGGCTCCCATTATCTGTGAGGGCGATGCAATTGGAGCAGTAGCTTTATTGAGCAGAGAACCCAGAGCACGTTTTGGAGATATGGAAATAAAGCTGGCTACAACGGCCGCCGGATTTTTAGGCCGTCAAATGGAAGGCTAA
- a CDS encoding NAD(P)/FAD-dependent oxidoreductase — MKDVSKNYDVIIVGAGPSGIFCAYELIEKKPDLKILMIEKGRRIENRTCPKRITKTCVGCKPCSITTGFAGAGAFSDGKLSLSPDVGGNLPEILGYDKTVELLKESDNIYLKFGADTNVYGVDKQKEIQEIRRKAIGANLKLIECPIRHLGTEEGYKIYTRLQEHLLEQGVEMAFNTMVKDIIIENNKATGVITDKEEICYAPEIVSAIGREGSDWFSHICENHGIETKVGTVDIGVRVEVRDEVMEFLNKNLYEAKLVYHTPTFDDKVRTFCTNPSGEVATEYYENGLAVVNGHAYKSQEYKTNNTNFAILVSKNFTKPFKTPIEYGKQIAQLSNMLCDGKILVQTFGDFQRGRRTTEERLCRNNLIPTLKDAVPGDLSLVFPHRIMVDIKEMLLALDKVTPGIASEETLLYGVEVKFYSNKVVVNTDFETSVEGLRAIGDGASVTRGLQQASANGLSVARSILAAMK, encoded by the coding sequence ATGAAGGATGTTTCAAAAAATTACGACGTCATCATCGTTGGTGCAGGCCCCTCAGGTATTTTCTGTGCCTATGAGCTGATCGAGAAAAAGCCGGACCTTAAGATTCTTATGATCGAAAAAGGCCGCCGGATCGAAAACCGGACCTGTCCGAAAAGGATAACAAAAACATGCGTAGGCTGCAAGCCATGCTCCATTACCACAGGCTTTGCAGGAGCCGGAGCATTTTCCGATGGAAAATTATCCTTATCACCTGATGTTGGCGGAAACCTCCCTGAAATACTTGGATATGATAAAACAGTGGAGCTGCTTAAGGAATCAGACAACATTTACTTAAAATTCGGTGCAGACACCAATGTTTACGGCGTTGACAAACAAAAAGAGATTCAGGAAATCCGCCGTAAAGCCATAGGCGCCAATTTAAAGCTGATCGAATGTCCCATCCGCCATTTGGGCACGGAAGAAGGCTATAAGATTTACACCCGCCTCCAGGAGCATTTATTGGAGCAGGGGGTTGAAATGGCATTTAACACGATGGTAAAGGATATTATCATCGAAAATAATAAAGCAACAGGAGTTATTACCGATAAGGAAGAGATCTGCTATGCACCGGAGATCGTGTCCGCCATCGGCCGCGAAGGCTCTGACTGGTTCAGCCATATCTGTGAAAACCATGGAATTGAAACCAAGGTGGGAACTGTAGATATCGGAGTCCGGGTAGAGGTCCGGGACGAGGTCATGGAATTCTTAAACAAGAATCTATATGAAGCAAAGCTTGTTTACCATACCCCTACCTTTGACGACAAGGTTCGCACCTTCTGTACCAATCCTTCCGGAGAGGTAGCTACGGAATACTATGAAAACGGGCTGGCGGTTGTCAACGGTCATGCCTACAAATCCCAGGAATACAAGACAAACAACACCAACTTTGCAATCCTGGTATCCAAAAACTTTACAAAACCCTTTAAGACCCCTATTGAATACGGCAAGCAGATCGCCCAGCTGAGCAACATGCTCTGTGACGGCAAGATCCTGGTGCAGACCTTTGGGGATTTCCAAAGAGGCAGACGTACCACAGAGGAGCGCTTATGCCGCAACAATCTGATCCCCACCTTAAAGGATGCGGTTCCAGGCGATTTATCCCTGGTATTTCCTCACCGCATTATGGTTGACATAAAAGAAATGCTTCTTGCCCTGGACAAGGTAACTCCAGGTATTGCCAGCGAAGAAACCCTGTTATACGGTGTAGAAGTAAAATTCTATTCCAATAAGGTTGTGGTCAACACAGACTTTGAAACCAGCGTAGAGGGACTGCGCGCCATCGGCGACGGTGCTTCTGTAACAAGAGGGCTTCAGCAGGCATCTGCCAACGGCTTAAGCGTAGCCAGAAGCATTCTTGCCGCTATGAAATAA
- the mfd gene encoding transcription-repair coupling factor — MSDLFEKPLRELKDFEDLSGDLLKRAGPVMASGCMDSQKVHLMYESAKQEGLRLVVTYDDTRAREIYEDLRFFDPDVWLYPARDLLFFSADIHGNLLTKQRMTVFRQLMEKSSGWVVTTFDGLMDHLLPLEYLKKQVLSVEGGQTIDVEKWKKRLTELGYERMAQVDGMGQFSIRGGIIDVFPLTEELPVRIELWDDEVDSIRTFDIESQRSIEQLESIRIYPATEMALTGSQIQEGIEVLEKELKKYEKDLRAQSKIQESARIRSIVSEFLEGLKEGFRQHGLDGYIHYFCQESVSFLEYFRGENSVLFLDEPERLKEKGETVEMEFRESMIHRLENGYLLPGQTGLLYTAKEMLARVQTKTTVYLTGLEQKLPGFTVKNRYSFQVKNVNTYQNGFELLIKDLTRWKKEGYRVILLSASRTRASRLAGDLREYDLRAYCPDDGGEGQEVKPGEILVTYGNLHRGFEYSMIKFIVITEGDMFGVEKKKRKRKKTSYEGTKIQNFSDLSIGDYVVHEEHGLGIYRGIEKIEQDGVIKDYLKVEYADNGNLYLPATRLDGIQKYAGAEAKKPKLNRLGGDQWNKTKTRVKGAVKEIARELVQLYATRQETHGFQYGEDTVWQNEFEEMFPYEETEDQWDAIEATKADMESRKIMDRLICGDVGYGKTEIALRAAFKAAQDGKQVVYLVPTTILAQQHYNTFAQRMKDFPVRVDLMSRFRTPGQMKKTLEDLKRGLVDIVIGTHRVLSKDVQFKDLGLLIIDEEQRFGVAHKEKIKQLKENVDVLTLTATPIPRTLHMSLVGIRDMSVLEEPPVDRMPIQTYVMEHNDEMVREAIHRELSRGGQVYYVYNRVSNIDEVANHIASLVPEAAVTFAHGQMHEHELERIMFDFVNGEIDVLVCTTIIETGLDIANANTMIIQDADRMGLSQLYQLRGRVGRSSRTSYAFLMYKRDKLLKEEAEKRLQAIREFTELGSGIKIAMRDLEIRGAGNVLGAEQHGHMEAVGYDLYCKLLNQAVLELKGQRKEEESYETVVDCDIDAYIPTSYIKNEYQKLDIYKRISSIENEEEYMDMQDELMDRFGDIPKPVDNLLKVAGLKALAHSAYVTEVNINRQEVRLTMYKNARLKVEGIPKIIDQYRGDLKFQMGEVPRLTYLDRKKNQSTDAMIGQAEVILKQMLELSEKNEKI; from the coding sequence ATGAGTGATCTATTTGAAAAACCATTGAGGGAATTAAAGGATTTTGAGGACCTTTCCGGTGATCTGTTAAAAAGAGCCGGACCTGTCATGGCCAGCGGCTGTATGGATTCCCAAAAGGTTCATCTGATGTATGAATCGGCAAAACAGGAAGGCTTAAGGCTGGTAGTCACTTATGATGACACCAGAGCCAGGGAGATCTATGAGGACCTGCGCTTCTTTGACCCTGATGTTTGGCTGTATCCGGCCAGGGATCTTCTGTTTTTCAGCGCGGACATCCACGGAAACCTGCTGACCAAGCAGCGTATGACCGTGTTCCGTCAATTAATGGAGAAATCCTCCGGCTGGGTTGTCACGACCTTTGACGGGCTTATGGACCACCTCCTTCCGCTTGAGTACCTTAAGAAACAGGTGCTGTCTGTGGAAGGCGGTCAGACCATTGATGTGGAAAAATGGAAAAAACGTCTTACAGAGCTGGGATATGAACGTATGGCCCAGGTAGATGGCATGGGGCAGTTCTCCATCAGGGGCGGGATCATTGACGTATTCCCTTTAACCGAAGAGCTTCCGGTGCGGATTGAGCTGTGGGATGATGAGGTTGACTCCATCAGAACTTTTGATATTGAGAGCCAGAGATCCATTGAACAGTTAGAGAGCATACGGATCTATCCTGCCACGGAGATGGCTCTGACAGGGAGTCAGATCCAGGAGGGAATCGAAGTCCTGGAAAAGGAATTAAAAAAATACGAGAAGGATTTAAGGGCACAGTCAAAAATACAGGAGTCCGCCAGGATCCGTTCCATTGTATCCGAATTTTTGGAAGGGCTTAAGGAAGGGTTCCGGCAGCATGGGCTGGACGGCTATATCCATTACTTCTGCCAGGAGAGCGTGTCTTTTCTGGAGTATTTCCGCGGGGAAAATTCGGTACTTTTCCTGGATGAGCCGGAACGGCTTAAGGAAAAAGGGGAAACCGTTGAAATGGAGTTCAGGGAAAGTATGATACACCGCCTGGAAAACGGTTACCTCCTTCCGGGACAGACCGGTCTTCTTTATACTGCAAAAGAGATGCTGGCCAGGGTCCAGACAAAGACAACGGTTTATTTGACCGGCTTAGAGCAGAAGCTTCCCGGTTTTACAGTAAAAAACCGCTACAGCTTCCAGGTGAAGAATGTAAATACCTATCAGAATGGGTTTGAGCTTTTAATAAAGGATTTAACCAGATGGAAAAAGGAAGGATACCGGGTAATCCTTTTATCCGCTTCCAGGACCAGGGCCAGCCGTCTGGCAGGAGATCTAAGAGAGTATGATTTAAGGGCCTACTGCCCTGATGATGGGGGAGAGGGTCAGGAGGTAAAGCCAGGGGAGATTCTGGTCACCTATGGAAACCTCCACCGGGGCTTTGAATATTCCATGATAAAATTTATCGTCATAACGGAAGGCGATATGTTTGGTGTGGAAAAAAAGAAGCGGAAACGGAAAAAGACTTCCTATGAAGGAACCAAGATTCAAAACTTTTCCGATCTTTCCATCGGTGATTACGTAGTCCATGAGGAACATGGTCTTGGTATTTACCGGGGAATCGAAAAAATCGAGCAGGATGGAGTCATCAAGGATTATTTAAAGGTAGAATATGCGGACAACGGGAACTTATATCTTCCTGCGACAAGGCTTGACGGAATCCAGAAATATGCCGGTGCCGAGGCGAAAAAACCAAAACTGAACCGGCTGGGAGGAGACCAGTGGAACAAGACTAAGACCAGGGTAAAAGGCGCGGTAAAAGAGATTGCCAGGGAGCTGGTGCAGCTCTATGCGACCAGGCAGGAGACCCATGGATTTCAGTACGGAGAGGATACGGTCTGGCAGAATGAATTTGAAGAGATGTTTCCATATGAGGAAACCGAGGATCAATGGGATGCCATAGAGGCGACCAAGGCGGATATGGAAAGCAGGAAGATCATGGATCGTCTGATCTGCGGGGACGTTGGATACGGAAAGACGGAAATCGCCCTCAGGGCTGCATTCAAGGCGGCACAGGACGGTAAACAGGTCGTCTACCTGGTTCCGACAACCATTCTCGCCCAGCAGCATTATAATACGTTTGCCCAGCGTATGAAGGATTTCCCTGTCCGGGTGGATTTAATGTCCCGTTTCCGGACTCCGGGGCAGATGAAAAAGACCCTGGAGGATTTAAAACGGGGACTGGTGGATATTGTGATCGGAACCCACAGGGTCTTGTCAAAGGATGTGCAGTTTAAGGATCTGGGCCTTCTAATTATTGATGAGGAACAACGTTTCGGCGTGGCCCATAAAGAAAAGATCAAGCAGCTGAAAGAAAATGTTGATGTGCTGACCTTAACGGCCACTCCCATTCCAAGGACCCTGCACATGAGTCTGGTTGGCATCCGTGACATGAGCGTGCTGGAGGAACCTCCCGTAGACCGTATGCCAATTCAGACCTATGTCATGGAGCATAACGATGAAATGGTGCGGGAGGCCATTCACCGGGAGCTTTCCCGCGGAGGACAGGTTTATTATGTATACAACCGGGTAAGCAACATCGACGAGGTGGCAAACCACATTGCAAGTCTGGTTCCCGAGGCGGCGGTAACCTTTGCCCATGGGCAGATGCACGAGCATGAACTGGAGCGGATCATGTTTGATTTTGTTAATGGAGAAATCGATGTCCTTGTATGCACCACCATCATTGAAACCGGACTTGATATTGCCAATGCCAACACCATGATCATCCAGGATGCGGACCGCATGGGCCTTTCCCAGCTATATCAGCTTCGCGGGCGTGTAGGCCGTTCCAGCCGGACTTCCTATGCATTTCTAATGTATAAGCGGGATAAGCTGCTGAAGGAGGAGGCAGAAAAACGTCTTCAGGCCATCCGTGAATTTACAGAACTGGGGTCCGGGATCAAGATTGCCATGCGGGATCTGGAGATCCGGGGGGCAGGAAATGTTCTGGGAGCGGAACAGCACGGACACATGGAAGCGGTAGGGTATGACCTTTACTGCAAGCTCTTAAATCAGGCGGTTTTAGAGCTTAAGGGACAGAGGAAGGAAGAAGAAAGCTATGAAACCGTGGTGGACTGTGACATTGATGCATACATCCCCACTTCCTATATTAAGAATGAATATCAGAAACTTGATATCTATAAGCGGATCTCCAGCATTGAGAATGAAGAGGAATATATGGATATGCAGGATGAGCTGATGGATCGTTTCGGTGACATTCCTAAGCCGGTTGATAACCTGCTTAAGGTGGCCGGCTTAAAGGCTCTGGCCCACAGCGCCTATGTGACAGAGGTTAATATTAACCGCCAGGAGGTCCGCCTGACCATGTATAAGAATGCAAGGCTTAAGGTAGAGGGAATTCCGAAGATCATTGATCAGTACCGTGGGGATTTAAAGTTCCAGATGGGAGAAGTACCAAGGCTTACGTATCTTGACAGAAAGAAAAATCAGTCCACCGATGCCATGATCGGCCAGGCTGAGGTGATATTAAAGCAAATGTTGGAATTGTCAGAAAAGAATGAAAAAATATGA
- a CDS encoding Cof-type HAD-IIB family hydrolase, whose translation MSEKRKALFFDIDGTLFSEVNRNVPESAKAAIAQARKNGHLVFINSGRTECLIGSIKELIQVDGYCCGCGTRIIAEDQVLFSAAIPHERGIEIKRIIQEYDLDGVLEGTESCYFKKGTSRLPQVERMKQIVEQEGNLSPYGWDEDCYDFDKFCVFADEKSDLKCFSRALGLDFEIIDRGSGFYECVPSQYSKATAIELVLKHYGIALEDAYVFGDSTNDLSMFEYAKNCILMGHHSVELEPYATFYTKNVEDDGVAYAMKKLGLA comes from the coding sequence ATGAGCGAGAAAAGAAAGGCCTTGTTTTTCGATATTGACGGTACGCTATTTTCCGAGGTAAACCGGAATGTGCCTGAGAGCGCAAAAGCAGCAATTGCACAGGCTAGAAAGAATGGTCATCTGGTATTCATCAATTCCGGGCGTACCGAGTGCCTGATCGGTTCCATCAAAGAGCTGATCCAGGTGGATGGCTACTGCTGTGGCTGCGGAACCCGCATTATAGCAGAAGACCAGGTTCTTTTTTCTGCGGCGATCCCTCACGAGCGGGGGATTGAGATCAAGCGCATCATACAGGAATATGACCTGGATGGAGTTTTAGAAGGAACGGAAAGCTGTTACTTTAAAAAAGGAACCTCCCGCCTTCCGCAGGTGGAGAGAATGAAGCAGATCGTAGAGCAGGAAGGGAACTTATCGCCTTACGGCTGGGATGAGGACTGTTACGACTTTGATAAGTTCTGTGTTTTTGCAGACGAAAAAAGTGATTTAAAGTGCTTTTCCCGGGCTCTGGGACTGGACTTTGAGATCATTGACCGGGGCAGTGGATTTTATGAATGCGTTCCCTCCCAGTATTCCAAGGCAACAGCCATTGAACTGGTTTTAAAGCACTATGGGATCGCTCTGGAAGATGCCTACGTGTTTGGTGACAGTACCAATGACTTATCTATGTTTGAATATGCAAAGAACTGCATCCTTATGGGGCATCACAGCGTGGAGCTGGAGCCTTATGCAACCTTTTATACAAAGAATGTGGAAGACGATGGAGTGGCCTATGCGATGAAGAAGCTGGGACTGGCTTGA
- the tig gene encoding trigger factor → MKKIFKVCMCGLVAAALITGCSKKPAEKPAETETEATESSAQETLAVEDLTGVDNGTVTLGDYKGIEVTKDPVEVTDDEVNQAVQNDLSVSAKDVEVDRAIQKDDVVNIDYVGTKDGVAFDGGTAQGYDLTIGSGQFIEGFEDGLVGAKKGDKVSLNLTFPEGYQNADLAGKAVVFDVTVNTVKEKQVPELNDAFVQETTSFKTVDEYKEDKKQTLLQNKNDEAEQKMKSDIYTAILNGSKVEPKQEAVDANFNNMIARYSNQAAAYGMDFKTFVGAFTGMGEEDFKNIIKTQAEATVEQRLIVNAIAEKEGITITDEDRKEVAEQMGYESAEKMIETAGQFDVDDYIINNKVMDFLTENAVIK, encoded by the coding sequence ATGAAGAAAATTTTTAAAGTTTGTATGTGCGGTTTGGTTGCCGCCGCTCTTATTACCGGCTGTTCTAAAAAGCCGGCAGAAAAGCCTGCAGAAACTGAAACGGAAGCAACGGAAAGCTCAGCACAGGAAACTTTGGCTGTTGAGGATTTAACCGGTGTGGATAATGGTACCGTTACTCTGGGAGATTACAAGGGAATTGAAGTGACCAAGGATCCGGTAGAAGTGACTGATGACGAAGTGAACCAGGCGGTTCAGAACGATTTATCCGTTAGTGCAAAGGATGTTGAGGTTGACCGGGCTATTCAGAAGGACGATGTGGTTAATATTGACTATGTAGGAACCAAGGATGGCGTTGCTTTTGACGGCGGTACAGCTCAGGGCTATGACTTAACAATTGGCTCCGGACAGTTTATCGAAGGCTTTGAAGACGGTCTTGTAGGTGCGAAAAAGGGGGACAAGGTGTCCTTAAACCTTACATTTCCGGAAGGTTATCAGAATGCAGATCTGGCAGGAAAGGCTGTGGTATTTGATGTAACAGTCAATACCGTTAAAGAAAAGCAGGTTCCGGAATTAAACGATGCTTTTGTTCAGGAAACTACATCCTTTAAGACAGTAGATGAATACAAGGAAGATAAGAAACAGACTCTTTTACAGAATAAGAATGATGAAGCAGAACAGAAGATGAAAAGCGATATTTACACTGCCATCTTAAATGGTTCTAAAGTGGAACCAAAGCAGGAAGCAGTTGATGCCAATTTCAATAACATGATTGCCAGATATTCAAACCAGGCTGCAGCATACGGTATGGACTTTAAGACCTTTGTAGGCGCATTTACAGGAATGGGAGAAGAGGACTTTAAGAACATCATAAAGACTCAGGCAGAGGCGACTGTAGAACAGAGACTGATCGTAAACGCCATAGCGGAAAAAGAGGGAATCACAATTACAGATGAAGATCGTAAGGAAGTTGCAGAGCAGATGGGTTATGAAAGCGCTGAAAAGATGATCGAGACCGCAGGCCAGTTTGATGTAGATGATTATATTATTAACAATAAAGTAATGGATTTCCTTACAGAGAACGCAGTTATTAAATAA
- a CDS encoding aminopeptidase, giving the protein MEKTKGQQLQEELTFKFPHIAKEAPYQREEAEMFCEGYKRFLDNGKTERECVREAVAMLEMQGYRPFDAGKNYKTGDKVYYVNRGKAIIATTFGKAGMEQGLRINGAHIDSPRLDLKPNPVFEKNDLAYFKTHYYGGIKKYQWGTVPLAIHGVIIKKNGEIVELNIGEKEGDPVFCVTDLLPHLASEQNDRKLRDGLKGEELNVLISSIPFIDEAELKEPVKLLALKLLNDRYGITEADFFRAEIELVPAQKACDVGLDHSLIGAYGQDDRVCAYTALMAEIDANMPEYTTVTVLADKEEVGSEGNTGLDSDFVLHYIQDLAAMAQMDVRKVLRNSICLSSDVNAAYDPTFGQVYEDRNSCFLNKGCVLTKYTGVRGKSGSNDASAELMAKIIAMMEQEGIYWQIGELGAVDQGGGGTIAKYVAHMNVDVVDLGVPILSMHSPFELSSKLDVYNTYKAFRAFYK; this is encoded by the coding sequence ATGGAGAAAACAAAAGGACAACAATTGCAGGAAGAACTGACATTTAAATTTCCGCATATCGCAAAGGAAGCGCCATATCAGCGTGAAGAGGCGGAAATGTTCTGCGAGGGCTATAAGAGATTTCTGGATAACGGAAAAACTGAACGGGAATGCGTCAGAGAGGCCGTGGCAATGCTTGAGATGCAGGGATACCGTCCCTTTGACGCCGGAAAAAACTATAAGACTGGCGATAAAGTGTACTATGTGAACCGCGGCAAGGCCATCATTGCAACCACCTTCGGCAAAGCGGGAATGGAACAGGGGCTTCGCATCAACGGAGCTCATATCGATTCCCCAAGGCTTGATTTAAAGCCCAATCCTGTTTTTGAAAAGAATGACCTGGCTTATTTTAAGACCCATTATTACGGCGGAATCAAGAAATACCAGTGGGGAACAGTTCCCTTAGCCATCCACGGGGTGATCATTAAGAAAAACGGTGAGATTGTGGAACTAAACATCGGTGAAAAGGAAGGCGATCCCGTATTCTGCGTGACAGATCTGCTTCCCCATCTGGCAAGTGAACAAAATGACAGAAAATTAAGAGATGGTTTAAAGGGCGAGGAACTGAATGTACTCATTAGTTCCATTCCCTTTATTGACGAGGCGGAGCTTAAGGAGCCTGTGAAGCTTCTGGCCTTAAAGCTGCTTAACGACCGCTATGGAATTACAGAAGCGGACTTCTTCCGCGCTGAGATTGAGCTGGTACCGGCCCAGAAGGCCTGTGACGTAGGACTTGATCATAGCCTTATCGGTGCTTACGGGCAGGATGACAGGGTATGTGCCTATACGGCTCTGATGGCTGAAATCGATGCCAACATGCCTGAATATACGACGGTCACCGTTCTGGCAGATAAAGAGGAAGTCGGTTCCGAGGGAAATACCGGCTTAGATTCCGATTTTGTTCTTCACTACATTCAGGATCTGGCTGCCATGGCTCAGATGGATGTAAGAAAGGTGCTTAGAAACTCCATTTGCTTATCCTCCGATGTCAATGCAGCCTATGATCCCACCTTTGGCCAGGTATATGAAGACCGCAATTCCTGCTTTTTAAACAAAGGCTGTGTCCTGACCAAGTACACCGGTGTCCGGGGCAAATCAGGTTCCAACGATGCAAGTGCGGAGCTTATGGCAAAGATCATCGCCATGATGGAGCAGGAAGGTATTTACTGGCAGATCGGAGAGCTTGGCGCAGTGGATCAGGGCGGCGGCGGCACCATTGCCAAATATGTGGCTCATATGAATGTGGATGTGGTGGATTTAGGAGTTCCTATTCTTTCCATGCATTCTCCCTTTGAGCTTTCTTCCAAGCTTGATGTGTACAATACATACAAGGCTTTCCGGGCGTTTTACAAATAA
- the pth gene encoding aminoacyl-tRNA hydrolase, whose translation MYIIAGLGNPTREYEKTRHNVGFEAVDVLADKLDARVTEKKHKAFYGTGRIGLEKVVLSKPQTFMNLSGESIRAMADFYKVEPDHIIIICDDINLTEGQLRIRSKGSAGGHNGLKNIISHLGTQEFLRIRVGVGEKPKEMDLADYVLGRFPKEQAAIMDQAYKDAAEAAIMVVTEGAEAAMNHFNRKK comes from the coding sequence ATGTATATCATCGCAGGATTAGGAAACCCCACCAGGGAATATGAAAAAACCAGACACAATGTAGGATTTGAGGCTGTGGACGTTCTGGCGGACAAACTGGATGCCAGGGTAACGGAAAAAAAGCACAAAGCATTTTATGGGACCGGAAGGATCGGATTGGAAAAGGTTGTTTTATCAAAACCACAGACCTTTATGAACCTAAGCGGAGAGAGTATCCGGGCCATGGCGGATTTTTATAAGGTGGAGCCAGACCACATCATTATCATCTGTGATGACATCAACTTAACGGAAGGCCAGTTAAGAATACGGTCAAAGGGAAGCGCCGGAGGCCATAACGGCTTAAAGAACATCATAAGCCATCTGGGAACCCAGGAATTTTTAAGGATCCGGGTGGGAGTTGGTGAAAAGCCAAAGGAAATGGACCTGGCAGACTATGTTTTAGGCCGTTTCCCCAAAGAACAGGCAGCGATCATGGACCAGGCGTACAAGGATGCAGCAGAAGCAGCCATTATGGTGGTTACAGAGGGAGCGGAAGCGGCAATGAACCATTTTAACAGGAAGAAGTAA
- the dtd gene encoding D-aminoacyl-tRNA deacylase gives MKIVLQRVAHAKVTVDGQQIGAIGKGFLLLLGVSDTDTEAIADKMADKICKLRIFPDENGKTNLSLTDVGGEILVVSQFTLYADCRKGNRPSFTKAGGPQLANSLYEYVVERLKTYGNQVEHGSFGADMKVELLNDGPFTLVLDSDEIC, from the coding sequence ATGAAGATTGTTTTACAGCGGGTTGCCCATGCAAAGGTTACTGTGGATGGGCAGCAGATCGGCGCCATTGGGAAAGGCTTTCTGCTTCTTTTGGGAGTGTCTGATACGGATACGGAAGCCATTGCCGATAAAATGGCAGATAAAATATGCAAGTTAAGGATTTTTCCCGATGAAAATGGGAAAACCAACCTTTCCCTTACAGATGTGGGAGGGGAAATCCTGGTGGTCAGCCAGTTTACCCTTTATGCAGACTGCAGGAAAGGCAACCGCCCAAGCTTTACAAAGGCAGGAGGACCGCAGCTTGCAAACAGTCTCTATGAATACGTGGTGGAGCGGTTAAAGACCTATGGAAACCAGGTAGAGCATGGAAGCTTTGGAGCCGACATGAAGGTAGAGCTTTTAAACGACGGACCGTTTACTCTGGTCCTTGACAGCGATGAAATCTGTTAA
- a CDS encoding xanthine phosphoribosyltransferase yields the protein MQLLKDRIRKDGKIKSGDVLKVDSFLNHQMDIKLFVEIGKEFKRRFADYEVNKILTIEASGIGIACIVAQYFDVPVVFAKKSKTKNIAGDVYTTQVESFTHGRTYDIMVSKEFLGAGDKVLLIDDFLANGKALEGLAAIVKDSGAKLVGAGIVIEKGFQPGGDRLRAEGIRVESLAIVESMDETTGTICFRGDR from the coding sequence ATGCAGCTTTTAAAGGACAGAATACGGAAAGATGGAAAGATAAAGTCTGGTGATGTGCTGAAAGTAGACAGTTTTTTAAATCATCAGATGGATATCAAGCTGTTCGTAGAAATTGGAAAGGAATTTAAGAGACGCTTTGCCGATTATGAAGTCAATAAAATTTTGACCATTGAAGCTTCCGGCATTGGCATAGCCTGTATCGTGGCCCAGTACTTTGATGTACCGGTGGTATTTGCAAAGAAATCCAAGACTAAGAATATCGCAGGTGATGTATATACCACCCAGGTGGAATCCTTTACCCACGGCAGGACCTATGACATCATGGTTTCCAAGGAATTTTTGGGAGCCGGTGACAAGGTATTGCTGATTGATGATTTTTTAGCCAACGGAAAAGCCCTGGAAGGTCTGGCTGCTATCGTAAAGGATTCCGGTGCAAAGCTGGTTGGTGCAGGAATCGTGATTGAAAAGGGCTTCCAGCCCGGCGGAGACCGATTAAGAGCGGAAGGAATCCGGGTAGAGTCCCTGGCCATTGTGGAAAGTATGGATGAAACAACAGGGACCATATGCTTTCGGGGTGACCGATGA